From the Amycolatopsis thermoflava N1165 genome, one window contains:
- a CDS encoding TetR/AcrR family transcriptional regulator has product MSKEFLRARRPEHKQQRREAILAAARELALTSGVRNVSLGGVAAAVGLAKSNLARYFATREEIYLELAAQEFHDWETAVLERIAAASSPDGVFDALVETLEERPLFCDLLSHSSTTLEHNVTVEAARAFKLRTAEALAKVSSAVARARPDLTGEEAAELVAAAAGFAALLYPAANPPPVMAKLYAEDPVIAALCIEFAPTAKRMLRALAAGLPTLREGGD; this is encoded by the coding sequence ATGTCGAAAGAGTTCCTCCGCGCGCGGCGCCCGGAGCACAAGCAGCAGCGGCGTGAGGCGATCCTCGCGGCGGCGCGGGAGCTCGCGCTCACCTCGGGCGTGCGCAACGTCAGCCTGGGCGGCGTCGCGGCCGCGGTCGGGCTCGCGAAGTCCAACCTGGCGCGGTACTTCGCCACCCGGGAGGAGATCTACCTCGAACTGGCCGCGCAGGAGTTCCACGACTGGGAGACGGCGGTGCTGGAGCGCATCGCCGCGGCGTCCTCGCCGGACGGCGTGTTCGACGCGCTCGTGGAGACGCTCGAGGAGCGCCCGCTGTTCTGCGACCTGCTCTCGCACAGCTCGACCACGCTGGAGCACAACGTGACCGTCGAGGCGGCGCGCGCCTTCAAGCTCCGGACGGCCGAGGCGCTGGCGAAGGTGTCCTCCGCCGTCGCGCGGGCGCGGCCGGACCTGACCGGGGAGGAGGCGGCCGAACTGGTCGCCGCCGCGGCCGGCTTCGCCGCGCTGCTGTACCCGGCGGCCAATCCGCCGCCGGTGATGGCGAAGCTGTACGCGGAGGACCCGGTGATCGCCGCGTTGTGCATCGAGTTCGCCCCGACGGCGAAGCGGATGCTGCGCGCACTGGCGGCGGGGCTGCCGACGCTACGCGAGGGCGGGGACTGA
- a CDS encoding acetylxylan esterase, which produces MTTLYDLPLSELSEYRPPLDEPADLDAFWATALAEADRSPLDPVFRPQETLLRTVEVFDASFTGAAGQRISAWLLLPRDRPAKLPCVVQYLGYNLGRGLPHDYLTWSAFGYAHLVVDTRGQGGKSVPGATGDSWSAGPHVPGFMTLGILDPAQYFYRRVYVDAVRAVAAARAHPSVDADRIVVAGGSQGGGITIAAAALAPGVAAAMPDVPFLCHFRRGAEIASEGPYLELVTWLAAHRHRAGEAFATLRYFDGAVLASRASAPALFSVALRDPVCPPSTVFAAFNRWGGDSEIRVWEWNEHEGGQGAQVAEQASWLGRVL; this is translated from the coding sequence GTGACGACGCTGTACGACCTGCCGCTGTCCGAGCTGTCCGAGTACCGGCCGCCGCTGGACGAACCCGCCGACCTGGACGCCTTCTGGGCCACCGCGCTGGCCGAGGCGGACCGGTCACCGCTGGACCCGGTGTTCCGTCCACAGGAGACGTTGCTGCGGACTGTGGAGGTGTTCGACGCGTCGTTCACCGGCGCGGCCGGGCAGCGGATCTCGGCGTGGCTGCTGCTGCCGCGGGACCGGCCGGCCAAGCTGCCGTGCGTGGTGCAGTACCTGGGGTACAACCTGGGCCGCGGCCTGCCGCACGATTACCTGACGTGGTCGGCGTTCGGGTACGCGCACCTGGTGGTGGACACGCGCGGCCAGGGCGGGAAGTCGGTGCCCGGCGCGACGGGCGATTCGTGGTCGGCCGGGCCGCACGTGCCGGGGTTCATGACACTGGGGATCCTGGACCCGGCGCAGTACTTCTACCGGCGGGTGTACGTCGACGCGGTGCGGGCGGTGGCGGCAGCGCGGGCGCACCCGTCGGTGGACGCGGACCGGATCGTGGTGGCGGGTGGCAGCCAGGGCGGCGGAATCACGATCGCCGCGGCGGCACTCGCGCCCGGGGTCGCGGCCGCGATGCCGGACGTGCCGTTCCTGTGCCACTTCCGCCGTGGGGCGGAGATCGCTTCCGAGGGGCCATATTTGGAGCTGGTGACGTGGCTGGCCGCGCACCGGCACCGGGCCGGGGAGGCGTTTGCCACGCTGCGGTATTTCGACGGGGCCGTGCTGGCTTCGCGGGCTTCGGCGCCTGCGTTATTCAGCGTGGCGTTGCGGGATCCGGTTTGTCCTCCGTCGACTGTGTTCGCGGCGTTCAACCGGTGGGGTGGGGATTCGGAGATCCGGGTGTGGGAGTGGAATGAGCACGAAGGAGGGCAGGGGGCTCAGGTCGCCGAACAGGCCTCCTGGCTGGGGCGGGTTTTGTAG
- a CDS encoding FadR/GntR family transcriptional regulator: MARPQLGDEISKRIIDLIIERDLPPGSPMPTELDLMADIGVSRNSIREAIRALRALGIVEVRHGYGTFVGSAGSEALRTWLLFRTRTPGAGTTGRLRDLLEVREMLETELTRRVARRHRPELISALESCVVRMRKGPDSAAADREFHDLICAEAGFDLARELTRLFWDVYRAAEAELGGPAGSASSTAKRHQAIVDALVAGDADAAEEAVHRHFDEVRKRAKAGKYGGFGVAAPVE, from the coding sequence GTGGCACGCCCTCAGCTCGGCGACGAGATCAGCAAACGGATCATCGACCTGATCATCGAGCGGGACCTCCCGCCCGGCTCGCCGATGCCGACGGAGCTCGACCTGATGGCCGACATCGGGGTGAGCCGCAATTCGATCCGCGAGGCGATCCGGGCGCTGCGGGCGCTGGGGATCGTCGAGGTGCGGCACGGGTACGGCACGTTCGTCGGCTCGGCCGGTTCGGAGGCGTTGCGGACGTGGCTGCTGTTCCGCACCCGGACGCCCGGGGCGGGGACGACCGGCCGGTTGCGGGACCTGCTCGAGGTGCGGGAGATGCTGGAGACCGAGCTGACGCGCCGGGTCGCGCGGCGGCACCGGCCGGAGCTGATCTCCGCGCTGGAGTCGTGCGTGGTGCGGATGCGCAAGGGCCCGGACAGCGCGGCCGCCGATCGTGAGTTCCACGACCTGATCTGCGCCGAGGCCGGGTTCGACCTGGCCCGCGAGCTGACGCGCCTGTTCTGGGACGTGTACCGGGCGGCGGAGGCCGAGCTGGGTGGCCCAGCAGGTTCGGCGAGCTCCACGGCGAAACGTCACCAGGCGATTGTCGATGCGCTGGTGGCCGGGGATGCCGATGCCGCCGAGGAGGCCGTGCACCGGCACTTCGACGAGGTGCGGAAGCGCGCGAAGGCCGGCAAGTACGGGGGATTCGGGGTGGCGGCGCCGGTTGAATAG
- a CDS encoding 2Fe-2S iron-sulfur cluster-binding protein: MVEVSLRVNGSAQRLDVPPQVSLLDALREELGLTGTKKGCDQGACGACTVLADGDRINSCLALAVQYDGREITTVEGLGHPLQEAFVRADGLQCGYCTPGQLCSAVGMLAEHKEGAPSAVTEHLTASPELSDEEIRERMSGNLCRCGAYNGIVDAIREVAE, translated from the coding sequence ATGGTCGAGGTGTCACTGCGGGTCAACGGATCCGCGCAACGGCTGGACGTCCCGCCCCAGGTGAGCCTGCTCGACGCACTGCGCGAGGAGCTGGGCCTGACGGGCACGAAAAAGGGCTGCGACCAGGGCGCGTGCGGCGCGTGCACCGTCCTGGCCGACGGCGACCGCATCAACTCCTGCCTCGCGCTGGCGGTGCAGTACGACGGGCGGGAGATCACCACGGTCGAGGGGCTCGGCCACCCGCTGCAGGAGGCGTTCGTCCGCGCCGACGGCCTGCAGTGCGGCTACTGCACGCCGGGCCAGCTGTGCTCCGCGGTGGGCATGCTCGCCGAGCACAAGGAGGGCGCGCCGAGCGCCGTCACCGAGCACCTGACCGCCTCGCCGGAGCTGAGCGACGAGGAGATCCGCGAGCGGATGAGCGGCAACCTGTGCCGCTGCGGCGCCTACAACGGCATCGTCGACGCGATCCGGGAGGTCGCGGAATGA